One Notolabrus celidotus isolate fNotCel1 chromosome 16, fNotCel1.pri, whole genome shotgun sequence DNA window includes the following coding sequences:
- the LOC117827561 gene encoding uncharacterized protein LOC117827561 produces MNVLGSSSKWPSYDSLPSTPSFLHSESEHTEDEADVLSEGEGDSVRARKTLSGVEEVTLCGAYLGFPAHPEHLMSRSNQSELCSDKTIHPSTVSSLGVASLGVSSATPGDLAFAQKCADLRRFICPLLDLLHGLKAGRFDKGLSSFQQSVAMDRLQKILGILQRPEMGEKHLQNLLQIEMMLKIWFPQVAFQSTHTQTTTPRLSPRWRKNQLNIPVKKRKLSSPDPDYSDTILTQHKHKRHGIQGSCLAVNPLHTISTYLPGSNQKTPAAAEETYEPAVSGRTACHTFTDFGIFKRRLYLRSKRETENLERPEIYLHSPCGSPAAQDSSVSSSNSVSSSVSS; encoded by the exons ATGAATGTGCTCGGCAGTTCTTCCAAATGGCCATCATATGACTCGCTCCCCTCCACCCCGAGCTTTCTCCACAGTGAGAGCGAGCACACTGAGGATGAGGCTGACGTCCTctcagagggagagggggacaGTGTGAGAGCAAGAAAGACACTCTCAGGTGTTGAAGAAGTCACGCTTTGTGGAGCTTACCTTGGTTTCCCTGCTCATCCAGAACACTTGATGTCCAGGAGCAATCAATCTGAACTCTGCAGTGACAAAACCATACACCCCAGCACTGTGTCGTCTCTTGGAGTTGCCTCATTAGGCGTGTCTTCAGCGACACCAGGCGACCTGGCCTTTGCGCAGAAA TGTGCAGATCTGCGTAGGTTTATATGTCCTTTGCTAGATCTTCTACATGGACTAAAGGCTGGTCGATTTGACAAAG GTTTATCCAGTTTCCAGCAGAGCGTTGCCATGGACAGATTGCAAAAGATTCTTGGAATACTGCAGAGGCCTGAGATGGG cgAGAAGCACCTCCAAAACCTGCTGCAGATAGAGATGATGCTCAAAATCTGGTTCCCTCAGGTGGCATTTCAGTctacacacacgcaaacaacCACTCCAAGGCTCTCACCACGCTGGCGCAAAAATCAGCTCAACATCCCTGTTAAG AAGAGAAAACTGAGCTCACCAGACCCTGATTACTCTGACACCATCCTGACTCAGCATAAGCACAAAAGACATGGAATACAAGGGAGCTGCCTAGCTGTGAATCCACTCCACACCATTTCTACATATTTACCTGGATCAAATCAGaagactccagcagcagcagaagaaacaTATGAACCAGCTGTGAGTGGACGTACAGCTtgtcacacattcacagacttTGGCATCTTCAAAAGGAGGTTGTACTTAAGAAGCAAGAGAGAAACTGAGAATCTGGAAAGGCCGGAGATTTACCTTCACTCCCCTTGTGGCAGCCCAGCTGCACAGGACAGTTCAGTGTCCTCAAGCAACAGCGTTTCTTCATCTGTCTCATCTTAG
- the mrps21 gene encoding 28S ribosomal protein S21, mitochondrial: MSRHLRFIARTVMVQDGNVDAAYKTLNKVLTQDGIIETVKRKRYFEKPCRERQRKSFENCRRIYHMEMARKISFIAKTNREDPWLGN, encoded by the exons ATGTCGAGACACCTTCGCTTCATCGCTCGGACAGTGATGGTCCAGGACGGCAATGTTGATGCGGCATATAAGACTCTGAACAA GGTTCTGACTCAGGATGGGATCATTGAAACAGTGAAGCGCAAACGCTACTTTGAAAAGCCCTGCCGGGAGCGACAGCGGAAGAGCTTTGAGAATTGCAGGCGGATCTACCACATGGAAATGGCCCGAAAAATATCTTTCATCGCCAAGACGAACAGAGAGGATCCCTGGCTCGGCAACTAG
- the crabp2b gene encoding cellular retinoic acid-binding protein 2b — translation MEKTITDFSGKWTMKSSDNFEELLKALGVNVFLRKIAVAAASSPAVEITQQGESLSIRTSTSVRTTLVSFTVGQSFNETTVDGRPCTSVPKWETDSKISCEQTVQKGDGPKTSWTREVTNDGELILTMTAEDVVCTRVYRRE, via the exons ATGGAGAAGACAATCACAGATTTCTCAGGAAAGTGGACGATGAAGTCTTCGGACAACTTTGAGGAACTTTTGAAAGCCCTAG GAGTGAATGTATTCCTGAGGAAGATTGCTGTTGCAGCAGCCTCCAGCCCAGCAGTGGAAATCACCCAGCAGGGCGAGAGTCTGTCCATCAGGACGTCCACCAGTGTCCGCACCACCCTCGTCTCATTCACTGTGGGTCAGTCCTTCAACGAAACCACGGTGGATGGACGCCCCTGCACG AGTGTTCCTAAGTGGGAAACAGACAGCAAGATCAGCTGTGAACAGACAGTACAGAAAGGCGATGGACCCAAGACATCATGGACCCGGGAGGTGACCAACGATGGAGAACTGATACTG ACAATGACTGCTGAGGATGTCGTCTGCACCAGAGTTTATCGGAGGGAATGA